A region of the Oncorhynchus gorbuscha isolate QuinsamMale2020 ecotype Even-year linkage group LG02, OgorEven_v1.0, whole genome shotgun sequence genome:
ttaaacactattattgctcaCAGAGGGAGTACATGCAACTTATGTGAATTtctactcctgaacgtatttaggtttgccataacaaaggggtagGATtacgtattgactcaagacatttcgggattttatttttcctttatttgtaAACATctaaaaaaacataattccactttgacattatggggtattgtgtgcaggccAGTGACAAACCAAATCTACATttgatccattttaaattcaggccgtaacaatttttttttattttttaaattcaaggGATGTGatgaatcatttctgaaggcactgtagttatGTGATAACATCACCATGCCCCACCCACGTACCTTCGAAATTATTTGGCAATCATCATATATTCGAAAAAACACGGGTTACATAATTTGTCGCAATAAACAAAGAAAAACTAAAGAAAAAACCCACCCCTGTCAAATGGATAAACATTTTGTTGATCTTTAGAACATTTATTCTATTGCTGCAGTTTCCATTACACATGTTGCAGTGTTATTTGTGACATAGCTTTTGCTTTGTAGTATAAACttcaatggaaacctgcctaaCATGCACATATTTCTCTTTAAAATGGACCATTACTTTAAAACTAGCAAAGATCCTACTCTGGAACTTAGATATGCCGATTGAATATATTATGTTCATCAATAGAAACATTTGCCAAATCAAAAATGGTACATTTTACATGTCTATATTTTACAAAATGCATTAATTAATGTAAGACAATTATTATTTAACTCCAAATACCACTCATATTACAGAGAAAGCTGTAAAACACTATCGCGTCTTAAAGCTGCAATCGGTAACGGTGAAACTGCAATATTACAATAGCAAAGAAGTTTTTAAACAGGGAACACTGTTTTTTCCCTCAGACATCAGCACATCATTGCACGTGCGATAGAAAAGTATAGAATGTactatccttcctgtttggccctgtccgggggtatcatcggatggggccacagtatctcctgacccctcctgtctcagcctccagtatttatgctgcagtcaTTTATGtgtggggctagggtcagtttcttatatctggagtacttctcctgtcttatccggtgtcctgtgtgaatttaagtatgcttcctctaattctctctttctttctctctctcttggaggacctgagccctaggaccatgcctcaggactacctggcatgatgactccttgctgtccccagtccacctggccgtgctgctgctccagtttcaactgttctgcctgcggctatggaatcctgacgtgttcaccggatgtgctacctgtcccagacctattatttgaccatgctggtcatttatgaacatttgaacatcttggccatgttctgttataatctccacccggcacagccagaagaggactggccacccctcatagcctggttcctctctaggtttcttccgaggttttggcctttctagggagtttttcctagcctacgtgcttcaacacctgcatactgggtttctgtacagcactttgagatatcagctgatggacaaagggctatataaatacatttgatttgatttacaaatGTTTTTTTACAAAACAAATGCGCTTGGTGCGGCCAATGGCTCTGTTTTGCCTATCGCGGATCGCAGCTTTAAAAAGAGGCCCGGGTAAGGCCAAAAAAGATACAAATGTCAAATACatgtcaacaatccttcctcCAAAGGACTCTTCTATCGATTAAATGATATGAAACTCCCCAAAATCATGAGCTTGATTTGTTCTAATTTCACGAGGAATCACCCATTAGCTTCTGTTGAATTAAAACAGTTGTTTCTTTACTTAGATATTTTCAAAAATATAGAAAAGAAAAACAGGTCAGTTCATGTCACTACTGCTGAAATAACCCCAAGTGAGTAGGTCAACATAAACATGTTGAATTCACTTAGCTATGCACTACAAGTGGATCAAATAGAACATGTAATAAACACAATAGAACCCAATAGTCCTACAACCAAAAAACATATGACAGCACACTCAAAGAGATGCAGTGTAGTAAACATCATTTTccattgtcacacacacacatcgtgtTTGCTGGCTCAGATTACTCTTGCAGTGTAAAATGTATAGGCTACTTGTGACTGAGTGTCATCGACTTTCCCACCTCATATTCTATTGGACATTATCCTTGTATTCAGTTTCTTGAAAAAGGATCTCAGTTTGCACAGCTTgcatttcttcttctttttattcctCCCTTTCTTATAAACCCCGTTCCATTTCGGCTCGTCCTCATCCCCCCCGACCCAGGGTACCCAGGCCCCCCCGTTGCGGTCTGGATTGGCCCGGGGATCGTCGGTGGGGAACCTAACAGGGACGGCAGTGCAGTTGTAGTAGGCCAGACGTTCTAGCAGCTTCTTGACCACATCAGGCCTCTGCACAGCCATGTCACTGCGTTCATAGGGGTCTCCTGTGATGTTGAAGAGCCACACAGACTTCCCTGTTCCCTCAGTGTTCCGCTCCAGGTTCCACCAGCTGCCTGGGAAGTTGGCCAGTACCTGTGGTGGGACCCAGTCTCCATGGCCCGGGTCCCCTGTTAGCAGCTTCCAGTCCCCCACCCGGATGGCAGCTTGGACCGAGGTGTCCCACACATGCTGGGCCTCCTGTCCAGACCCAGACGCCAGGCCAGAGCGCCGGTGGAGTGGGTCAATGTTATGGAGGATCTCCAGGCGTGGGGACTCCCTGCCCTCACTGATAGTTGGCCATACATTGTAGCCGTCAAGACCTTCAGTCTGTGACACGTTACCCCCAGCCAGACCAACCAGGGTTGGGTACCAGTCAGTGATGTGCAAGAGGGCCTTGGAAACCCTCCGCTTGTGACGCAGCAGGGGGCTGTGTACGAAGCCCACCCCACGGACCCCTCCCTCCCAGTAGGTCCCCTTACGCCCTCGCAGGGGCCAGTTACTCCCCCCAGTGAACGGCTGGGCACCGTTGTCCGTGGAGAAGATGAGCACACTGTTGCGGTAGTAGCCGTACTTGCGCAGAGCGTAGGTGACATTGCGCACAGCCTCGTCGACGATGGACACCATGGCTGCGTACTTCCTTCTGGCTACGTTCCCCATCCCGCGGAAGGGGTAGATGTAGGCCTTGGGTGACTGAAGGGGCGTGTGGACAGCCTGGAGGGAGAGGAACATGAACAGGGGCTGGTGGGACGGATCGTGAGTGGATAGGATCTTGCGTACCCTCTGCGTGTAGAGGTGGGTGGAGAACTTGCCTCCACGGCCCCAGGCCACGGTTTCACCCTCGTGGAGGTCGTAGCCACACAGGCCTGGTCCGTCACAGGAGCCATACGTGTAGTAGTCCACGCTGCCCGTCAGAGAGCCAAAGTAGCTGTGGAAGCCTCGGCGCGTGGGCAGACACTCCTTCCTGTAGAAGCCAAGGTGCCATTTGCCCACCATGTGAGTAGCGTACCCCGCTTCCTGCAGCCGCTGTGGGAGCGTGGTCATGTCCAGAGGGAGGCAGTTGGGCTGGCGAGGCCGGATGATAGAGTGCTGGAGGCCTGTGTGGATCTGGTATCTGTGTAGGGAGAAATAATGTCCAACATTCATCTTCATTCATTGTGTAAATTAAAACCCATTCAACGCTGGAGCTGATAAATAGAGTCATGATGCTGAGAATACTCTTATTGAAGATACACTTTCCACACAGATAAGTAGGCCGTGATCTACCAACCATTAAATTACTAGGTAGTTGGCAAAGCTAGTTTTACAGTCTGAGTGCAGCTTTCAAGACATACTAGGCAATTAATTAAGTCAATTAGTCTTGAAGGAAACTCTTCTAAACATTAGCATCTGTTTTCAGCCAGAAGTGTACAACAGCTTGTCACCCACCAGGGAAGGAGAAGGGTACTGTTTGGATACTTTGCAAAGATATGGGTGAGAGAGCAAAAGAATGTTGCAGGAATCAGAAGAACGAGTATATCCCCCTATTGAACTATAGTAAACACCACAATGGCTGATGTTGAAAAGGTGCTGCGGCCACTAACAGAAATACCAAAACATTCCAGGTAAAAGAAGAGATATTGAAGATTTCATCAGTCCGGAACATGTACCTATTTTTATTACTGTGTAGTACTTCAGTTACACTGTACCACATGAAAACACTTGCACTTTGTCCCTATATAACGTTTGTCTGGCCACCCACCCAGGTTCTTAGCGTGGTCTGATATTTGGGTGGTCTACACTGCAGTAAGCAGACGCACTCCACTTCCCTCAGACCAAGTCCCTTCCTCCCACGACCCACACCAAAGTCCAAATGAGCATGTCGTGAGAGAGAGTCCACTGAGAGTTCATGTTATGGGTGACGCAGTGCAGATATGCACACACCTATACAGAAACAGTCCATagctctattctccctctctctcccttcctcacagCTTTAATAACAGCCAATAGGATGGTGTCTATTAGGCCTTGGCCTTCCGTCCACATCTTTCAGGCACATAGGGAGCGTGTCATGTCCTCACTCCTCAGCCCAATAAAAACAACTGTCTTGCTCCTGTTCCCCCCCCCCTGTGGGTTGTTCATTAGCTGAGAGTTGCTGGAGAGATAACAGCTCATTCAATTCTTCTTAGAAACGCTGAGGTGAAACTCTGGGGTGAACTGTGTCTTTCTGCGAGAGATCCTCTAGTGACAGGCTACCAACCAAccccattccacacacacacacacacacacacacacacacacacacacacacacacacacacacacacacacacacacacacacacacacacacacacacacacacacacacacacacacacacacacacacacacacacacacacacacacacacatatacacacacaaatcaaataaatatcacatttatttatatagcccttcgtatatcggctgatatctcaaagtgatgtacagaaacccagcctaaaaccccaaacagcaagcaatgcaggtgttgaagcacgttggctaggaaaaactccctaaaaaggccaaaacctaggaagaaacctagagaggaaccacacacacacacacacacacacactgacggcCCCACAGCTATTGTTCAGGATGCAGAGCAGCAGCTGTGTGGTATGTCGGTCAAGCAAACCCTGCAATGAAAAAAATTACACAGAGCTCCTAGCAATCcactttcacaaaatgtttcCACAAACGTACATTGTCCTGATAAGACCTCCCCCAAGCTGTGAACATATCAACAAGTACAACCTACTCTGAGTACTAATGATAGAGGGAATATAGCCCGTGTGTGTTTCAGACAAATTAACTTTGAGGAGGCAAGGACTCCATCTAAGCATTCGTGTCGTTCCCTTTCAATTATTTTCCTACCCGGGCGCTCATATGGTTGTGTTTATCCAGTCTTTAGCAGCCCTCATCCATTGTTTCACAATACTGGCCTCATCTTGCAGCTCTCCACGTTGCTCTCAACAGCAGATGTTTCTGCTCATGTACCCTGGGTAGAAACTACAGCATTGATCTTCCCCAACAGTTTACAGCTCTTTCCTGGTAAGTTATAGTAGAATAAGTGACTATTTGGCAAATTACAGTATCCCTGACCTCTATTGTAGATGTATTCAATCTCTGTTCAATGTCTGTGGGAAAACGAACCAATGTTGTTTAGCTTTCCCAACTCGCCTTCATTCGCTGAGAATTCCTAACTTTATGAATGATCATCTAACTCATCTGTTATGACATACTGTCGATGCCAGCAGTAGTACTTCCAGTAAATGTTGTGGTTGCTCTGGATGAGTCAGCTCAAGGGACACAGCATCAGTGCAAACATTTAACAGTTGTTTTCAGTGCAGGATGAGACATTTCAAAGTACTCTACATATGTTAGGGCACTGCACTGTTCagtctttttttatatatatattttttatacctttatttaactaggcaagtcagttaagaacacattcttatttacagtgacagcctaggaacagtgggtttaactgccttgttcaggggcagaacgacggaTTTTTTTAGGGACTCTGAGTCTTAGGGACTCTTAGGCCCTAAAGGAAACACAAGTTGGCTAACAAAGGAATGCCTTGTACCATGCATGCACATATTTATCACCAAACGCAACCAGCATCTTGATCAGGAGATGATGCATTATAACGTTTTGTGGTTTCTCTATACTTGTAATTACTCACCTGGCTGTACACTATCATTGCCGATAATGTTGCCTACATAAAACAATACGTGTTATGTTTAATCTGTGATCAAGAGAACCAATTACAAGCATATGTTCAAGGATATCCGTGTCAAAACGCCTGATGCTGATGGTGAGGCTTTTATGCTTACCTGCCCGTGATCAACTGACTGCGTGACGGAGTGCAGATAGGTTGAACATAGTAATTCTCCAGCTTCACCCCCTCCGCGGCCAGTTTGTCCAGAGTTGGAGTCCGAATGTCCGGGTTGTGATAACCTATGTCATTGAAGCCTTGGTCGTCGGTCAGTATGAATATAATGTGTGGTGGTTGCTTAGGCTCAAACGTAATAGAGGCATCGTTTTGAGTGTGCTCCTCCACTTGATTCGGCTTGATCCAGTCCATGGATAGGTAGCCAACACTTAGCAAACTGACCATTGAGAGGCTGGTAACTGCGTGCATTTTTACTGATTTTAGAGTGCACTTGGACAGAGTCGTTAGGGTACTCGCACTCTAGTCTCTGGTTTATATTTTTGCATTACACACATTCTTGAAATAATACGTATACACACGCGCGTAATTGATGATCCTAGGATGCAGAGTGGAAACATTGTTTCTGCCGCAGATTCTCATTCGTCATCTTGACGGTCTCTGCGTTTACAACGTCCAAGCTTCTCTTCTGTAAACTTGACCTCTAAACTTTGAAAGCTACTACTGCACATTATAAAGTTGCATCGTTTCCAGGCGCGCTGATAACCATTCCCTAGTCCCCACTAAACACTGACCGGCCAAGTATGGTTTGATATTTACAGTAGCCTACATTAGCCTATCTTTTCCACTATTTCTCCTCTCAGTGGTTGTTGTTAACTCCGCCCGCGTCTCATCACCGAACATGAAACAAGACCCCTTCATGGACCCACCCCCTGCCCCTGGTACAAGAAAAGCCCGGTGCGGCTCATCTCAAGGAAAGTTGTCTAGACCCtgcattgaaaaaaaaatgaatttttcTTATGCTACAAGGTCTTTTTTAAACGAACATAATTAAAAAATATCGGATTACGGGTAGAATCGCTCTATTGTTACTGTTAAAatgggagtaggctacagtgaACATACGACAATTAGGCCTTTCTTGTGCTCAAGCATGCCCGTGTTATTTAAGGAGCTGCATTTCAAAAGTTCTACGACATACTTTATATTTTCATGACATGATAGTAACTCTATTATTTAATGTCAGAATGGGAGTAGGTAGGCTTCAGTCCACCTGCATGTAGGCTTATGCTGTGGCTACTGCTGTATTCCAGAGgttgtgtgagagaggagagaatcatGAAACAGGACACCTACCTCCTAATCAGTCTATGTGTGCAGTAATCTAGCACTGCATTACATATCCATTTATAGACTCCATGCCCTCTGCTAGGATGCGGCTACAAAGagaaggtacagttgaagtcggaagtttacatgcacttaggttggagtcatgaaaacttgtttttcaaccactccacaaatttcttgttaacaaactatagttttggcaagtcggttaggacatctactttgtgcatgacacaagtcatttttccaataattatttacagtgggtcagaagttgacatacactaagctgactgttgctttaaacagcttggaaaatttcagaaaattatgtcatggctttagaagcttctgatgggcttaggtgaattggaggtgtacctgtggatgtatttcaaggcctaccttcacactttgcttgacatcatgggaaatccaaataaatcatccaagacctccacaagtctctaaaaaaatggtagacctccaaaagtctggttcatccttgggagcaatttccaaatgcctgaagataccacgttcatctgtacaaataatagtacgcaagtataaacaccatgggaccacgcagacgtcatactgctcaggatggagacgcgttctgtctcctacagatgaacatactttagtgcgaaaggtgcaaatcaatctcaaaacaacagcaaaggaccctgtggagatgctggaggaaacaggtacaaacgtatctatatccacagtcaaacgagtcctatatcgacataatatgaaaggccgctcagcaaggaagaagccactgctccaaaaccgccataaaaaagccaaactacggtttgcaactgcacgtggggacaaagatcatacattttggagaaatgtcctctggtctgattaaataaaatagaactgtttggccataatgaccatcactatgtttggatgaaaaagagggaggcttacaagccaaagaacaccatcccaaccgggaagcacgggggtggcagcatcatattctGGGGGTTCGTTgcttcaggagggactggtgcacttcataaaatagatggcaccgtgaggaagggaaattatgtggatatattgaagcaacatctcaagacatcagtcaggaagataaagcttggtcgcaaatggttcttccaaatggacaatgaccccaagcatacttccaaatttgtggcaaaatggcgtaagaacaacaaagtcaaggtattggattggccatcacaaagcccggaCTTCagtcctatagacaatttgtgggcagaactgaaacagCGTGTaggcaaggaggcctataaacctgactcagttacaccagctctgtcaggaggaatgggccaaaattcaccgaacttattgtgggaagcttgtggaaggctacccgaaaagtttgacccaagttaaacaatttaaaggtaatgctaccaataccaattgagtgtatgtaaacttctgacccactgggaatatgatgaatgaaataaaagctgaaataaatcattctctctactattattctgacatgtcacattcttaaaataaagtggtgatcctaactgacctaagacagggactttttactaggattatatgtcaggaattgtggaaaaacaagagtttaaatgtatttggctaaggtgtatgtaaacttccaacttcaactgtatatgtaagGTTGATGGAGAATCAGATTTACCTGTCACCATTAGAGGCCCCTGTAATATACTTGTGTTTTCACATGGTACGCTTCATGCTgtcaaataa
Encoded here:
- the LOC124005762 gene encoding arylsulfatase I-like produces the protein MHAVTSLSMVSLLSVGYLSMDWIKPNQVEEHTQNDASITFEPKQPPHIIFILTDDQGFNDIGYHNPDIRTPTLDKLAAEGVKLENYYVQPICTPSRSQLITGRYQIHTGLQHSIIRPRQPNCLPLDMTTLPQRLQEAGYATHMVGKWHLGFYRKECLPTRRGFHSYFGSLTGSVDYYTYGSCDGPGLCGYDLHEGETVAWGRGGKFSTHLYTQRVRKILSTHDPSHQPLFMFLSLQAVHTPLQSPKAYIYPFRGMGNVARRKYAAMVSIVDEAVRNVTYALRKYGYYRNSVLIFSTDNGAQPFTGGSNWPLRGRKGTYWEGGVRGVGFVHSPLLRHKRRVSKALLHITDWYPTLVGLAGGNVSQTEGLDGYNVWPTISEGRESPRLEILHNIDPLHRRSGLASGSGQEAQHVWDTSVQAAIRVGDWKLLTGDPGHGDWVPPQVLANFPGSWWNLERNTEGTGKSVWLFNITGDPYERSDMAVQRPDVVKKLLERLAYYNCTAVPVRFPTDDPRANPDRNGGAWVPWVGGDEDEPKWNGVYKKGRNKKKKKCKLCKLRSFFKKLNTRIMSNRI